A region of bacterium DNA encodes the following proteins:
- the amrB gene encoding AmmeMemoRadiSam system protein B, producing the protein MQWDLETLKKKAAGKVRAPAVAGSFYPAPADSLRRQVTQLLQRAGAEPLLGVRALIAPHAGYVYSGAIAAGAYASIGENAFRRVVVIAPSHRVPFDGVSAFVGEAYETPLGLVEVDLEALAALAAAYPLESVTPAHGLEHSLEVQLPFIQLALPGTKLVPLLMGSQDVETARGLGAALAESLGGADTLVAASSDLSHYHEDSMARVLDGVVAGHVRMLEPEKLLESVECERAAACGAGPMAAAMFYAHGVGATLARVISYATSGDVTGDRRQVVGYLSAVFHMPGPKEEAHDLDREERRQLLHLAREALENHFAGRKPPELTEPSARLRQKRGAFVTLTEGGQLRGCIGYVEPVVPLWKAVREMAVAAATGDPRFPPVTAGELENLRLEISALSPLARCDDPSRVTVGRHGLVVRQEGRSGLLLPQVPSEQGWDHEEFLTHTCRKAGLPPDAWKRGAELYTFTAQVFHE; encoded by the coding sequence ATGCAGTGGGATCTTGAAACGCTGAAGAAGAAGGCTGCGGGGAAGGTGCGCGCCCCGGCGGTGGCCGGGAGCTTCTACCCCGCGCCCGCGGATTCCCTGCGCCGCCAGGTCACCCAACTACTCCAGCGGGCCGGAGCCGAACCGCTCTTGGGTGTCCGCGCCCTCATCGCGCCCCACGCGGGGTACGTTTACTCGGGCGCCATCGCCGCCGGCGCCTACGCCTCCATCGGCGAGAACGCCTTCCGGCGCGTTGTGGTCATCGCCCCCAGCCACCGGGTGCCCTTCGACGGCGTGTCGGCCTTCGTGGGTGAGGCCTACGAAACGCCGCTCGGTCTCGTCGAGGTGGACCTGGAGGCCTTGGCGGCGCTGGCCGCCGCCTACCCACTGGAATCCGTAACCCCCGCCCACGGCCTCGAGCACTCCCTGGAAGTGCAACTCCCCTTCATCCAGCTCGCCCTGCCCGGGACGAAGCTCGTGCCGCTCTTGATGGGCTCCCAGGACGTGGAAACGGCCCGGGGGCTGGGCGCGGCGCTGGCCGAGTCCCTCGGCGGCGCGGACACCCTGGTCGCGGCCTCGAGCGATCTCTCCCACTACCACGAGGACTCGATGGCCCGGGTCCTGGACGGGGTGGTCGCGGGCCACGTGCGGATGCTGGAGCCGGAGAAGCTGCTCGAGTCCGTGGAGTGCGAGCGGGCGGCGGCCTGCGGCGCGGGCCCCATGGCGGCGGCGATGTTCTACGCCCACGGCGTGGGGGCCACCCTCGCCCGTGTCATCTCCTACGCCACCTCGGGCGACGTCACCGGCGACCGGCGGCAGGTCGTCGGCTACCTTTCCGCCGTGTTCCACATGCCCGGCCCGAAAGAGGAAGCCCACGATCTGGATCGGGAGGAGAGGCGGCAGTTGCTGCACCTGGCCCGCGAGGCCCTGGAAAACCACTTCGCCGGACGGAAGCCGCCCGAGCTGACCGAGCCCTCGGCCCGGCTGCGGCAGAAGCGCGGCGCCTTCGTCACCCTGACCGAAGGCGGCCAGCTCCGGGGCTGCATCGGCTACGTGGAGCCCGTCGTGCCGCTATGGAAGGCGGTGCGGGAGATGGCGGTGGCGGCGGCCACCGGCGACCCCCGTTTCCCCCCCGTGACGGCCGGGGAGCTGGAAAACCTGCGCCTCGAGATAAGCGCGCTATCGCCCCTGGCCAGGTGCGACGACCCGAGCCGGGTCACCGTCGGCCGCCACGGCCTCGTGGTGAGACAGGAAGGCCGGTCGGGTCTCCTCCTGCCCCAGGTCCCCTCGGAGCAGGGGTGGGACCACGAGGAGTTCCTGACCCACACCTGCCGCAAGGCCGGACTCCCGCCCGACGCCTGGAAGCGGGGCGCCGAGCTCTACACCTTCACCGCCCAGGTGTTCCACGAGTGA
- a CDS encoding DUF6150 family protein: protein MKKLLVLFLAALTLPAAAGLVYVVDAEYQADEDGLWYFVDAEYQADFTIYYVDAEYQADLLVYFVDAEYQAGWNASHELEGQLH from the coding sequence GTGAAAAAGCTGCTGGTCCTCTTCCTGGCCGCGCTCACCCTGCCGGCGGCGGCGGGGCTGGTGTACGTGGTGGACGCCGAGTACCAGGCCGACGAGGACGGCCTCTGGTACTTCGTGGACGCCGAGTACCAGGCGGACTTCACGATTTACTACGTGGACGCCGAGTACCAGGCCGACCTTCTGGTGTATTTCGTGGACGCCGAGTACCAGGCGGGCTGGAACGCGAGCCACGAGCTTGAGGGCCAGCTGCACTAA